From the Pseudoalteromonas tunicata genome, one window contains:
- a CDS encoding ABC transporter permease has protein sequence MIYQLQAAWQSLKQAPLFSGAVIGTLGLTLGALITVLTMAYLLLYKPLPYPDQARLVKAEYVQIDQTGEINTRAFNYQALIHLYQNHDVFEQVALVYYGEQIVDSLAQLPVKNTAFITPEWFDLFAVKMHLGRVFDARDGLNQQHPVAVLSYTSWQQDFASDNSIIGKTVVINQVSFEIIGVAAQQFIEPEILKTGRKTAIWLPWDFNLTSERARSFWWNRYSDSHFIAKLPAGTDKDELAARLSINVNNVWQQHVSDSEFFKGWQVALELNALDGVILGDKGQSVVWLLVAVLGLLIIATANMSNLFISRTVKRGQVIAIMCAIGAKKSALFRLFLSEAGLLLGISAVLALGFAYGMLRLLADFFKVLLPRAQEIQLNGISVAAIMVIGVVLAWLFAAMSMQMIHYRTLASHLKSSGKGTGIQVRPIARQLMITFQVAVASFLVAMSSVTLKQNWQEVLIAEQMPVANLASLRISTATHLSGDNRRNLLEQAVQKISALPEVDQVSRSRSPFEDNLITWSLIELSEQQQVLPKGKVIDAHYFNLMAQTLVAGESFTPDHYGENDNYLVINQVFAQQLGGNAIGKKLSFDVTAGPENAFTIIGVVRTLDIPGKGATPAKVFRARRGSSDLLIQFKAGQSVSKALLNQQLQQLDAGLAVFSYTPLAAQRQKALFRPYSTLVISAGLIVVTLLLTGLGLFSVLRYAVTLRRTEIGIHMAVGAPLNRLFILVFKDNSIALSMGCGLSALGLVMAYYWQPFGYQWVVDSASVFIITTSFIITLSLAFVASLLPLQQFCSRPVIESLRGEV, from the coding sequence ATGATATATCAACTTCAGGCTGCTTGGCAGAGTTTAAAACAGGCTCCCTTATTTAGTGGTGCGGTTATTGGTACTTTAGGTTTAACGCTTGGAGCATTGATCACGGTACTAACAATGGCGTATTTACTGCTTTATAAACCATTGCCTTACCCAGATCAGGCGCGGTTAGTGAAAGCTGAATATGTACAAATTGACCAAACAGGAGAAATTAATACTCGTGCGTTTAATTACCAAGCACTTATCCATTTGTACCAAAATCATGACGTATTTGAGCAAGTCGCATTGGTCTATTATGGCGAACAAATTGTTGATTCTTTAGCGCAATTACCGGTTAAAAATACCGCGTTTATTACCCCTGAATGGTTTGATTTATTTGCAGTGAAAATGCATTTGGGGCGTGTTTTTGATGCCCGTGATGGCCTCAATCAACAGCATCCGGTTGCGGTATTAAGTTATACCAGTTGGCAGCAAGACTTCGCCAGCGATAACAGCATTATTGGCAAAACTGTAGTGATAAATCAGGTGAGTTTTGAAATTATTGGGGTGGCTGCGCAGCAGTTTATTGAACCGGAGATTTTAAAAACGGGGCGCAAAACTGCAATTTGGTTACCTTGGGATTTTAATTTAACCTCAGAAAGAGCCCGTAGCTTTTGGTGGAACCGTTATTCTGACAGTCACTTTATTGCCAAATTGCCAGCAGGTACAGATAAAGATGAACTGGCAGCACGTTTATCAATCAATGTGAATAATGTGTGGCAACAACATGTTTCAGATTCTGAGTTTTTTAAAGGTTGGCAGGTTGCCCTTGAGCTCAACGCCCTTGATGGCGTTATTTTAGGTGACAAAGGGCAGAGCGTGGTGTGGCTGCTGGTGGCGGTCTTGGGGTTGTTGATAATTGCCACTGCGAATATGAGTAATTTATTTATTTCTCGGACTGTTAAGCGTGGTCAAGTCATCGCTATTATGTGTGCAATTGGTGCGAAAAAAAGCGCGTTATTTCGCCTTTTTTTGTCTGAAGCGGGCCTGTTATTGGGTATTTCAGCGGTGCTTGCGCTGGGTTTTGCCTATGGCATGCTGCGCCTACTGGCCGATTTTTTTAAAGTATTATTACCAAGAGCGCAAGAAATACAGCTTAATGGTATTTCGGTTGCAGCCATCATGGTGATTGGTGTTGTACTCGCGTGGTTGTTTGCAGCTATGAGTATGCAGATGATCCACTACCGAACCTTGGCAAGTCATTTAAAATCATCAGGTAAAGGCACGGGTATTCAAGTAAGGCCGATTGCTCGGCAATTGATGATAACTTTTCAGGTGGCTGTGGCCAGTTTTTTAGTGGCGATGAGTAGTGTCACGCTCAAGCAAAATTGGCAAGAGGTTTTAATCGCCGAGCAGATGCCTGTGGCGAATTTGGCCAGTTTAAGGATCAGTACCGCTACGCATTTGAGCGGCGATAATCGGCGCAATTTGCTTGAACAAGCGGTGCAAAAAATCTCGGCGTTGCCAGAAGTTGACCAAGTTAGCAGGTCGCGATCTCCTTTTGAAGATAACCTTATTACATGGTCGTTGATTGAACTCAGTGAACAGCAACAAGTGCTCCCTAAAGGTAAAGTAATTGATGCCCATTATTTTAATTTAATGGCTCAAACACTGGTGGCAGGTGAGTCTTTTACGCCAGATCACTACGGTGAAAATGACAATTATTTGGTGATAAACCAAGTGTTTGCACAGCAGCTTGGCGGTAATGCGATTGGCAAAAAACTCAGTTTTGATGTGACTGCGGGGCCTGAAAATGCATTTACCATAATTGGTGTGGTGCGCACGCTCGACATCCCTGGTAAAGGTGCAACGCCAGCCAAAGTATTTCGTGCCAGACGAGGCTCATCAGATTTACTGATCCAATTTAAAGCGGGGCAGTCGGTCAGCAAAGCACTGCTTAATCAACAATTACAGCAACTTGATGCAGGGCTTGCGGTGTTTAGTTACACCCCACTTGCAGCACAACGTCAAAAAGCACTCTTTCGCCCTTATAGCACATTAGTGATAAGTGCTGGGCTTATTGTGGTGACCTTATTACTGACAGGTTTAGGTTTGTTTAGTGTATTGCGCTACGCAGTCACATTAAGGCGAACAGAGATTGGGATCCACATGGCGGTGGGTGCACCACTTAACCGATTGTTCATACTTGTATTTAAAGATAATAGTATTGCACTGAGTATGGGGTGTGGATTAAGTGCCCTTGGTTTAGTCATGGCGTATTATTGGCAGCCTTTTGGCTATCAGTGGGTGGTTGATTCAGCCTCGGTGTTTATTATCACCACGAGTTTTATCATTACCTTAAGCTTGGCTTTTGTGGCAAGTTTGTTACCGCTACAGCAATTTTGTTCGCGCCCAGTCATTGAAAGCTTAAGGGGCGAGGTATGA
- a CDS encoding ABC transporter ATP-binding protein — protein sequence MNNTRDNARTEPQQIVIKMRNISKVFETEELQTYALRNVNLTIYRGEYLSISGPSGCGKSTLLSLLGLLDLPSSGEYFIEDKDVSSLTLNQAAEIRNEKIGFIFQSFNLIDELSVFDNVALPLRYHASKPNKETIQRKVKACLEKVGLGHRMSHKPNQLSGGQQQRVAIARALVAEPAVLLVDEPTGNLDSKSGDQVMQVLQELNLAGTTICMVTHDPRYADMATRQLKLLDGEILGEVQQNQPQHDVIQTAI from the coding sequence ATGAACAATACACGCGATAACGCACGCACTGAACCACAACAAATTGTCATAAAAATGCGCAATATCAGTAAGGTGTTTGAAACTGAAGAGTTGCAAACGTACGCCCTGCGCAATGTTAATTTAACCATTTATCGCGGCGAGTACTTATCAATTTCTGGGCCATCAGGCTGCGGTAAATCCACTTTATTGTCATTGCTCGGTTTACTTGATTTACCGAGTAGTGGTGAATATTTTATTGAAGATAAAGACGTATCGTCGCTGACGTTGAATCAAGCGGCTGAAATCCGAAATGAGAAAATAGGCTTTATTTTTCAGTCGTTTAATTTAATAGATGAACTCAGTGTATTTGATAATGTGGCCTTACCGCTGCGCTACCATGCCAGCAAACCAAATAAAGAAACCATTCAACGTAAAGTAAAAGCCTGTCTTGAAAAAGTAGGTTTAGGTCACCGTATGAGTCATAAACCCAACCAGCTCTCTGGTGGGCAACAACAACGGGTTGCGATTGCTCGTGCCCTTGTCGCGGAGCCTGCGGTATTACTGGTCGATGAGCCAACCGGTAACCTTGATTCAAAATCGGGCGACCAAGTGATGCAAGTGCTGCAAGAGCTCAACCTTGCAGGTACCACTATTTGTATGGTGACACACGACCCACGTTATGCAGATATGGCCACGCGCCAACTTAAATTGCTCGACGGTGAGATTTTAGGTGAAGTGCAACAAAATCAACCACAGCATGATGTTATTCAAACGGCTATTTAA
- a CDS encoding efflux RND transporter periplasmic adaptor subunit yields MDVVKTKVVNRLALWQQALLAVAVIIVLTVLYQQLKSNKVSVARSQIIVAQVQQGDLDVLVSGYGILKSHRQQLLSAKTAATVQEIVLKPGAIVAADSVIVRLDNPELQQQLDNAKQELAKLRANLRQLTLNNTREVLNETATFAQINAEYENAKLNLAAETTLMKQGVVSSLNYQRSILNEAQLKQRLEIAKQRAVQLKAVHQEAENIQLEWINQQQGLVNTAKRKLDSLTVRAGFAGVLQNLAVELGQSLAPGQEIALIGSTKELIALINVSQNQVDQVAVGQAVEVDTRLAKVMGQVTRINPVVINNTVEVEVSLPEQLPENARPQLNIDANILVASLTNVRYIERPANIKSNSQAQLYRIDAAQNKALLTDIEFGRQAGRFIEIKQGLELNSQLIISDLTNLAQTHPELDIY; encoded by the coding sequence ATGGATGTAGTAAAAACAAAAGTAGTAAATCGTTTAGCGTTGTGGCAACAAGCATTGCTGGCAGTGGCTGTAATAATTGTATTAACGGTTTTGTATCAACAGCTCAAGAGCAACAAAGTGAGTGTTGCGCGTTCGCAAATTATTGTGGCGCAGGTGCAGCAAGGTGATCTTGATGTATTGGTCTCGGGTTATGGCATTTTAAAGTCTCATCGCCAACAGCTGCTGAGCGCTAAAACGGCCGCAACGGTGCAGGAAATTGTGCTAAAACCTGGCGCAATTGTCGCAGCCGACAGTGTGATTGTGCGCCTAGACAACCCTGAGCTCCAGCAACAACTTGATAATGCGAAACAGGAGCTGGCCAAGTTGCGCGCCAATTTACGTCAGTTAACACTGAATAATACCCGTGAAGTGCTTAACGAAACCGCAACCTTTGCCCAAATTAACGCCGAATACGAAAACGCTAAATTGAATCTCGCGGCCGAAACCACATTAATGAAACAAGGCGTTGTATCATCGCTTAATTATCAGCGCAGTATTTTAAATGAAGCGCAGTTAAAACAACGTTTAGAGATTGCCAAGCAGCGAGCAGTGCAACTAAAAGCGGTGCATCAAGAAGCCGAAAATATTCAATTAGAATGGATTAATCAACAGCAAGGGTTAGTGAATACGGCAAAGCGAAAACTCGACAGCCTTACGGTGAGGGCTGGCTTTGCAGGCGTGCTGCAAAATTTAGCAGTGGAGCTTGGTCAAAGCTTAGCTCCGGGGCAAGAAATTGCGCTGATTGGCTCAACCAAGGAGCTAATTGCCTTAATTAATGTGTCACAAAATCAGGTCGACCAAGTGGCCGTAGGTCAAGCGGTTGAAGTCGATACGCGCTTGGCAAAAGTGATGGGGCAGGTAACGCGCATTAACCCTGTAGTGATTAATAACACAGTTGAAGTCGAAGTGAGTTTACCAGAACAATTGCCTGAAAACGCGCGGCCTCAGCTTAATATCGACGCCAATATTTTAGTCGCAAGTTTAACCAATGTTCGTTACATAGAACGCCCAGCCAATATTAAGTCAAATAGCCAAGCGCAGTTATATCGCATTGATGCTGCGCAAAATAAAGCATTGTTGACCGATATTGAATTTGGTCGTCAAGCTGGCCGTTTTATAGAAATAAAACAGGGGCTTGAATTAAACAGTCAACTTATTATTTCGGATTTAACTAATTTGGCGCAGACGCATCCCGAGCTCGACATTTATTAA
- a CDS encoding sigma-54-dependent transcriptional regulator: MSATILIIEDSPEIRLSARFILEDHHFKVLEAENPFYAQELLDQGIEVDLLLLDMNFSRDTTSGEEGLSFLKYLQKQQLNLPVIAMTAWSSVDLAVTAMQQGAVDFIEKPWQNQRLISLIKQQLKLAELAKQNQKLNQQLQNNASPTFVYRSDVMTRLFNALGSVAQTDANILLTGENGTGKTQIAQWIHQQSQRHSHPFVAVNMGAIPENLFESEMFGHKKGAFTDAKEQRIGRFELADSGSLFLDEMANIPLSQQAKLLRVLEKNEFEMVGSSHTQQVDVRLICASNGDFSKLIDNELFRQDLYYRVNTLEFRVPALRERTDDIVPLAEHFIAQHCAKYQRPVLTLTDDAKHALRQYRWPGNVRELGHVMERAVLLSSTNQIAEANLNLQPTIHTQRLPLMTLAQAERTLIDLALERSQGNIPAAAKLLGLTKSSMYRRLEKYAIAHHKES; encoded by the coding sequence ATGTCCGCCACGATTTTAATTATTGAAGACAGCCCCGAAATTCGCTTAAGCGCCCGCTTCATTTTAGAAGATCACCATTTTAAGGTGCTTGAAGCCGAAAATCCGTTTTATGCCCAAGAGCTACTTGATCAAGGCATTGAGGTGGATTTATTACTACTGGATATGAATTTTAGCCGCGATACTACCTCAGGCGAAGAAGGGCTGAGTTTTTTAAAATACTTGCAAAAGCAGCAACTGAACCTGCCCGTGATAGCCATGACGGCCTGGTCGAGTGTTGATTTAGCGGTAACAGCCATGCAACAAGGTGCCGTTGACTTTATCGAAAAACCATGGCAAAACCAGCGCCTAATTAGCCTGATAAAACAGCAACTTAAATTAGCTGAACTGGCTAAACAAAACCAAAAACTCAATCAACAACTACAAAACAACGCATCGCCCACTTTTGTCTATCGCAGTGATGTGATGACGCGTTTATTTAATGCACTTGGCAGCGTGGCGCAAACCGATGCAAATATTTTACTCACTGGAGAAAACGGCACAGGCAAAACTCAAATTGCCCAGTGGATCCACCAGCAATCTCAACGCCATAGCCACCCTTTTGTCGCTGTTAATATGGGGGCTATTCCTGAGAACTTATTTGAAAGTGAAATGTTTGGTCATAAAAAAGGCGCGTTTACAGATGCCAAAGAGCAACGAATTGGCCGTTTTGAGCTGGCCGATAGCGGTAGTTTATTTTTAGATGAAATGGCCAATATTCCGCTCTCACAACAAGCAAAATTGTTACGGGTGCTAGAAAAAAATGAATTCGAAATGGTCGGCTCAAGCCATACCCAACAAGTGGATGTTCGCTTGATTTGTGCCTCAAATGGCGACTTTAGCAAGCTGATTGACAATGAGCTGTTTCGCCAAGATCTTTATTACCGCGTTAATACCCTTGAATTTAGAGTGCCGGCACTACGAGAGCGCACCGATGACATAGTGCCCTTAGCCGAACACTTTATTGCCCAGCATTGTGCTAAATATCAACGACCTGTATTAACCTTAACTGACGATGCAAAACACGCTCTGCGCCAATACCGCTGGCCTGGCAATGTGCGCGAGCTTGGCCATGTAATGGAACGTGCGGTGTTATTATCAAGTACAAATCAGATTGCTGAGGCGAACTTAAATTTACAACCGACCATTCACACTCAACGCTTACCCTTAATGACCTTGGCCCAAGCGGAGCGCACATTAATCGATTTGGCGCTTGAGCGCAGCCAAGGTAATATTCCTGCGGCGGCAAAATTACTGGGATTAACCAAGTCATCGATGTATCGCCGCCTCGAAAAGTACGCGATTGCGCACCATAAAGAATCATAA